A window of Desulfobulbus oralis genomic DNA:
ACGGGCCCGGCGTGCGGTCACTGGTCTTTTTCCAGGGCTGCCCGCTGCAGTGTCTTTGGTGCTCCAATCCCGAAGGGCAGAGTTCCCAGACGAAGCTGCTCTACAGATCGAGCCGCTGCGTCCATTGCGGTTTGTGCGTGAACGCCTGCCCGGAAGGGCTGCATGCCCCCGTTGGCTCGCCAGCGCGGCACGCCGTGGCACACCAGGGATGCACAGGCTGCGGCGCCTGCGTGCGGGCATGTCCGGAACAGGCGCTCGCCCTGAGCGGCGAAGAGAAAACGCTTGACGACATTCTGGATATCGTCCTAACGGATCGGGATTTTTACGAAACATCTGACGGCGGGCTGACCCTGGGCGGCGGTGAACCCCTGCTGCAGTGGCAGGCCGCTGCGGTCCTGCTCAGGGCCTGTCGCGCGGAAGGCATCAATACCGCCATGGAGACCTCAGGCCATGCTGCCCCGGATATTGTCCGGCAGCTCGCTCCCCACGTCGACCTGTTCCTGTATGATCTCAAGCATATGGAACCAGCGCAGCACAAAAAGCTAACCGGTGTCGACAATGCCCTCATTCTGGCCAATCTGTCTTGGCTTTTGAATAATGACTGCAAGGTGCGGGTGCGCATGCCACTCGTCAATGGCTGCAATACGAATATGGACGAGATGCGGGCCCGGGTCGCCTTCCTTGAGCCCTGGAAGGAAACGCCCAATTTTCTTGGAGTGGATCTCCTGCCCTATCATCGGATGGGGGTGGGCAAGTATGTGCAGCTCGGCATGGCATACACGCTGGACGCAGGCGCTGTGGTGAGCGAAAGGGATCTGACGGCCATTCAGGCGCTTTTCCGCGATGCCGGCATGAACGTGGCGATCATCCGGCACTAGGGAGCGAAATCCGATGGCAAAGTACTGGATTTTCCTCTTTGCCGGCATTCTGTGTGAGGTCCTGGGCACAACGGGCATGCGGGCGCTGGTCTTCAGTCATCCCATGAGCAGCCAGGCATCGGCGACCATTGGCATCGTCATTTCCTACTTCTGCGTTTCCCGGGCTGTGGAAAAAATTCCAATGGGGCTTGCCTACGCCATCTGGTCCGGGCTGGGAACCGGGGGCGTATCTTTCCTGAGTTTTCTGCTCTTCGGCGAGGCCATGCCGCCGCTTAAGATATTCGGCCTCCTTTGTGTGGTTGTCGGCATGATCGTCATCAATTTGGACAAAACGGCCCGCAGCGATGGGTGAGCATGCGCTCTTCAGCTCCGGGATGCTGGGTGCTTTTCTCTGGCTCATGGGCGCCGTGGCTACGGACATGGTCGCCATCTATGCACTGGTGCGCTGCCAGGGTTTCCGCCAGTCCTTCTGGACCTGCCTGTCCATTGCCATGATCTTCCTTTCTTTCATGTGCATGCGGCGGGTGGTACTGGTTATTCCATTGGGTGTGGCCTATGCCCTGTGGTGCGTGTTCGGCATCTTCGGCACAATCATCATGGGTCTGGTCGCATTCAGGCAGAGGCTCTCCGGGCAAAGCCTTATCGGCATCGTTCTGCTGACAACAGGCATCATCTGTATGGCCCTTTCCTGAAATACCGATAACGCAAGGCGTGCCGCTTCACTAACCATATGC
This region includes:
- the cutD gene encoding choline TMA-lyase-activating enzyme, which encodes MPAQTTARIFNIQRYSIYDGPGVRSLVFFQGCPLQCLWCSNPEGQSSQTKLLYRSSRCVHCGLCVNACPEGLHAPVGSPARHAVAHQGCTGCGACVRACPEQALALSGEEKTLDDILDIVLTDRDFYETSDGGLTLGGGEPLLQWQAAAVLLRACRAEGINTAMETSGHAAPDIVRQLAPHVDLFLYDLKHMEPAQHKKLTGVDNALILANLSWLLNNDCKVRVRMPLVNGCNTNMDEMRARVAFLEPWKETPNFLGVDLLPYHRMGVGKYVQLGMAYTLDAGAVVSERDLTAIQALFRDAGMNVAIIRH
- a CDS encoding DMT family transporter — translated: MAKYWIFLFAGILCEVLGTTGMRALVFSHPMSSQASATIGIVISYFCVSRAVEKIPMGLAYAIWSGLGTGGVSFLSFLLFGEAMPPLKIFGLLCVVVGMIVINLDKTARSDG
- a CDS encoding DMT family transporter, encoding MGEHALFSSGMLGAFLWLMGAVATDMVAIYALVRCQGFRQSFWTCLSIAMIFLSFMCMRRVVLVIPLGVAYALWCVFGIFGTIIMGLVAFRQRLSGQSLIGIVLLTTGIICMALS